The following are encoded in a window of Ruminiclostridium herbifermentans genomic DNA:
- a CDS encoding arginine repressor, with product MKYNRHAKILEIIDNNVIETQEELAEKLKEQGMEVTQATVSRDIKDLRLIKVMSSDGRYKYATLTQTENHISSRLTTILTESYVSSDYANNIVVVKTLSGMAQAAASAIDALKWEEILGSIAGDDTLLIVCRAEKIAEEIVNKFNKMIKQS from the coding sequence ATGAAGTATAACCGTCATGCAAAAATTTTAGAAATAATAGATAATAACGTAATAGAAACTCAAGAAGAACTTGCTGAGAAGTTAAAAGAGCAAGGTATGGAAGTGACTCAAGCTACTGTTTCTAGAGATATAAAGGATCTTAGATTGATTAAGGTTATGTCATCTGATGGCAGATATAAATATGCTACATTAACCCAAACAGAAAATCATATATCAAGCAGATTAACAACTATTCTAACTGAATCGTATGTATCAAGTGATTATGCAAATAATATAGTAGTTGTAAAAACTCTTTCTGGAATGGCGCAGGCAGCAGCTTCTGCAATTGATGCCCTAAAATGGGAGGAAATATTAGGTAGTATTGCAGGCGATGATACATTATTAATTGTTTGCAGAGCTGAAAAAATAGCAGAGGAAATAGTGAATAAATTTAACAAAATGATAAAACAGTCTTAA
- a CDS encoding NAD(+)/NADH kinase — protein sequence MKNIGIITNREKDIGLKYTNQLIESVKRHGGQVILPTPNSSGKEGIDDEVNEICASCDLIICLGGDGTFLKAARAAYLYNIPMLGINLGSMGFLTDIEKGEIDKAVENIFSGNYKIEERMMISSKIYKGGKLFAEDEAINDVVISRGGIQRILHLSTFIDDNFIEMFPCDGIVLATPTGSTAYSLSAGGPIVDPTSNLIIVTPICPHILYSSSFIAKEEQIIKVCVADGFEHTALVNVDGQKLYEISGGDYLVIEKTNSKVKILKIDSKNFFTIVRNKFYDRKED from the coding sequence ATGAAAAACATAGGTATTATAACGAATAGAGAAAAAGACATTGGATTAAAATATACAAATCAGTTGATTGAAAGTGTAAAGAGACATGGTGGTCAAGTTATACTTCCAACTCCTAATTCAAGTGGCAAGGAAGGAATTGACGATGAGGTCAATGAAATATGTGCAAGTTGCGATTTGATTATATGCTTAGGTGGAGATGGTACTTTTTTAAAAGCGGCTAGAGCTGCTTATTTATACAATATACCAATGTTAGGCATTAATCTTGGTTCTATGGGATTTTTAACAGATATTGAAAAAGGAGAAATTGATAAAGCTGTAGAAAATATATTTAGTGGAAATTATAAAATTGAAGAAAGAATGATGATTTCTTCAAAAATATATAAGGGTGGAAAGTTGTTTGCTGAAGATGAAGCAATAAACGATGTTGTAATATCCCGTGGAGGAATACAAAGAATTTTGCATTTGAGTACATTTATTGATGACAACTTCATCGAAATGTTTCCATGCGATGGCATTGTATTAGCAACTCCTACTGGCTCTACAGCATATTCATTATCGGCAGGGGGACCTATTGTTGATCCAACCTCAAACCTTATTATTGTAACGCCTATTTGTCCTCATATACTGTATTCTAGTTCTTTTATTGCAAAAGAAGAGCAGATTATTAAGGTGTGTGTGGCTGATGGTTTTGAACACACAGCACTTGTAAATGTAGATGGACAAAAGCTTTATGAAATATCAGGAGGAGACTATCTTGTAATTGAAAAGACAAACAGTAAAGTTAAAATTTTAAAGATTGATTCGAAAAATTTCTTTACAATAGTTAGAAATAAATTTTACGATAGAAAAGAGGATTGA
- a CDS encoding TlyA family RNA methyltransferase, producing the protein MEKERLDVLLVEKGLFESREKCKSAIMAGVVWINGVREDKPGTKVSVDCQIEIKENINPFVSRGGLKLAKAISEFNIVLENKVCLDIGASTGGFTDCMLKNGAAKVVAIDVGYGQLAWELRNDSRVICMERTNIRYVKPEDIGFLSDFASIDVSFISLTKVMPAVLELLNADGEIVCLIKPQFEAGREKVGKHGVVRDSAVHKEVILNIVNFVLAQNLYIKELSYSPIKGPEGNIEYLLYLSKQDQGNSCNEVNELIDSVVTSAHLSLAGKI; encoded by the coding sequence TTGGAAAAGGAAAGACTTGATGTATTACTTGTTGAAAAAGGTTTGTTTGAAAGCAGAGAAAAGTGCAAAAGTGCCATTATGGCAGGTGTTGTTTGGATTAATGGAGTACGTGAAGACAAGCCGGGAACTAAGGTTTCAGTAGACTGCCAGATTGAGATAAAAGAAAATATAAATCCTTTTGTTAGCAGAGGCGGATTGAAGCTTGCTAAGGCCATAAGCGAATTTAATATAGTTCTTGAAAATAAAGTATGTTTGGATATAGGAGCATCAACAGGCGGATTTACTGATTGTATGCTGAAAAATGGTGCTGCTAAGGTAGTAGCCATTGATGTTGGTTATGGTCAGCTTGCATGGGAACTTAGAAATGATTCACGTGTTATTTGCATGGAGCGGACAAATATAAGATATGTTAAACCAGAGGATATAGGATTCCTTTCTGATTTTGCTTCAATTGATGTATCATTTATTTCATTAACGAAGGTAATGCCTGCTGTGTTAGAATTATTAAATGCTGATGGGGAGATTGTTTGCTTAATTAAACCTCAGTTTGAAGCTGGACGAGAAAAGGTTGGAAAACATGGCGTGGTTAGAGACAGCGCAGTACATAAAGAGGTTATTTTAAACATTGTAAATTTTGTACTTGCCCAGAATTTATATATAAAGGAGCTGTCTTATTCGCCAATTAAAGGTCCTGAAGGAAATATTGAGTATTTACTTTATTTATCAAAGCAAGATCAAGGCAATTCGTGTAATGAAGTTAATGAACTTATAGATAGTGTGGTTACAAGTGCTCATTTGTCACTTGCTGGAAAGATATAA
- the dxs gene encoding 1-deoxy-D-xylulose-5-phosphate synthase, translating to MRYLDSINSPEDIQKLNNEQLICLAEEIRTFLIQKVSKTGGHLASNLGIVELTLALHKNFNSEFDKIVWDVGHQSYVHKILTGRKDKFDTLRKLGGLAGFPKTSESKHDCFNTGHSSTSISAALGIARARDLNNEKYSVIAVIGDGAMTGGMAYEALNDGGRLNSNFIVILNDNEMSISQNVGGLSKYLSRLRTDPVYTKAKEDVDNFLEKLPKFSKKARAAAIKIKGTIKYLFAQGVFFEQLGYKYYGPVDGHNFEELNKALVAAKKIKGPVLLHVSTQKGKGYSYAEESPDRFHGIAPFEIETGETLGTSEPDFSKVFGDTVCQLAAVNDKVVAISAAMVKGTGLHKFSTEYPQRFFDVGIAEQHAVTSAAGMAISGMIPVVAIYSSFLQRAYDQIVHDVAAQKLHVVFAIDRAGIVGEDGETHQGIFDISFLNHIPNLTIMAPADYYELKHMLDFAVNKQSGPIAIRYPRGRGKTLMTNEIPIKMGKGAIVKEGKDVCILAVGTMVATALEAAEKLEKSGISAEVVSVRFIKPIDEKLIIRCAHKFKQIVTLEDNCRVGGFGSRVLEVINKNGFATNLNIMALPEEFIPHGSRNELLKNLGLDSDSVANSILEYFARAKAGFGG from the coding sequence GTGCGGTATTTGGATAGTATAAACTCTCCTGAAGATATACAAAAACTAAATAATGAGCAGCTAATATGCTTAGCTGAGGAGATAAGAACATTTCTTATTCAAAAGGTTTCAAAAACAGGAGGTCATTTGGCGTCAAATCTTGGAATTGTTGAGTTGACACTTGCCCTTCACAAAAATTTTAATTCTGAATTTGATAAAATTGTCTGGGACGTTGGTCATCAATCATATGTGCATAAGATACTAACAGGACGTAAGGACAAATTTGATACACTTAGAAAGCTTGGAGGACTTGCTGGTTTTCCAAAAACTAGTGAAAGCAAGCATGACTGCTTTAACACAGGACACAGCAGCACGTCTATTTCTGCTGCTCTTGGTATAGCTAGGGCAAGAGATTTAAATAATGAAAAGTATAGTGTTATTGCCGTTATTGGTGACGGAGCTATGACTGGAGGTATGGCATACGAAGCGCTGAATGACGGTGGAAGGCTAAACAGTAATTTTATAGTTATACTAAATGATAATGAAATGTCAATTTCCCAAAATGTTGGAGGTTTGTCAAAATACCTTAGCAGGCTTAGGACAGACCCAGTATATACAAAAGCCAAAGAGGACGTTGATAATTTTCTTGAAAAATTGCCTAAGTTTAGCAAAAAGGCAAGAGCTGCTGCAATAAAGATAAAGGGAACAATAAAATATCTGTTTGCACAAGGAGTGTTTTTTGAACAATTAGGATATAAGTATTATGGACCAGTGGATGGACATAATTTTGAAGAGTTAAATAAGGCATTAGTTGCAGCTAAAAAGATTAAAGGACCTGTTTTGCTTCATGTAAGCACTCAAAAGGGAAAGGGTTATTCTTATGCTGAGGAAAGTCCTGACAGATTTCATGGAATAGCTCCCTTTGAAATAGAAACAGGTGAAACATTAGGAACAAGTGAGCCAGATTTTTCAAAGGTATTTGGCGATACTGTCTGCCAATTAGCAGCTGTCAATGATAAGGTTGTTGCAATTTCGGCTGCTATGGTAAAGGGAACAGGACTCCATAAATTTAGCACAGAATATCCTCAGAGATTTTTTGATGTTGGAATAGCAGAGCAGCATGCAGTTACATCAGCTGCTGGAATGGCGATTAGCGGGATGATACCTGTAGTTGCTATATATTCCTCGTTCTTACAAAGGGCATATGACCAAATAGTACATGATGTTGCGGCTCAAAAGCTTCATGTAGTATTTGCAATAGATAGAGCTGGGATTGTTGGCGAAGATGGTGAAACTCATCAAGGGATTTTTGATATATCCTTTTTGAATCATATACCCAATCTTACAATTATGGCACCTGCCGATTACTATGAATTAAAACATATGCTTGATTTTGCTGTTAATAAGCAATCAGGACCAATTGCAATCAGGTATCCTAGAGGAAGAGGCAAAACTCTTATGACAAATGAAATTCCTATTAAAATGGGAAAAGGTGCCATTGTAAAGGAAGGTAAGGATGTTTGTATCTTAGCTGTTGGGACTATGGTGGCTACGGCTTTGGAAGCGGCTGAAAAACTCGAAAAGAGTGGCATCAGTGCTGAAGTAGTTAGTGTTAGATTTATTAAGCCAATAGATGAAAAATTAATCATTCGTTGTGCCCATAAGTTCAAACAGATAGTTACGCTCGAAGATAATTGCCGGGTTGGTGGCTTTGGAAGCAGAGTATTAGAAGTAATTAATAAAAATGGATTTGCAACCAATTTAAATATTATGGCATTGCCAGAGGAATTTATTCCTCATGGTTCTAGAAATGAATTGCTTAAGAATTTAGGATTAGATTCTGATTCGGTTGCAAATAGTATTTTAGAATATTTCGCTAGGGCTAAAGCGGGTTTTGGAGGATAA
- a CDS encoding Mg2+ and Co2+ transporter CorB, giving the protein MDDNYKHPVDEKKVKFKANIVGSKKETRVWTLLIIVVTFFISIFMSFFSNKTIGNASTAVSFLIVFIIIIISILFDVVGTAATAADEAPFHSMASRKLYGARQAIRLIRNADKVSNFCNDVVGDICGVVSGAAVALIVYRFSGNATNSQNSIFALSFTALVASLTVGGKSLGKSIALSNSNYIIYKVAIITNFPFGKFKILKKLNFRSKRKKQNKKTKSQKDKGN; this is encoded by the coding sequence TTGGACGATAATTATAAACATCCGGTCGATGAAAAAAAGGTAAAGTTTAAAGCAAATATTGTTGGTTCAAAAAAAGAGACAAGAGTATGGACACTCTTAATTATAGTTGTCACATTTTTTATTTCTATTTTTATGTCTTTCTTCTCTAATAAAACAATTGGCAATGCATCTACAGCAGTTTCTTTTCTTATTGTTTTCATTATAATTATCATAAGTATTTTGTTTGATGTGGTTGGAACTGCTGCTACAGCTGCAGATGAAGCACCCTTTCATTCAATGGCTTCAAGAAAGCTATATGGTGCAAGGCAGGCTATACGATTGATAAGAAATGCAGATAAAGTATCTAACTTTTGTAATGATGTTGTAGGTGATATTTGCGGTGTAGTCAGCGGAGCAGCAGTTGCATTGATTGTTTACAGGTTTTCGGGGAATGCTACTAATTCTCAGAACTCAATATTTGCTCTGTCATTTACTGCATTGGTAGCTTCTTTAACTGTTGGAGGGAAATCTTTAGGAAAGTCTATAGCTCTTTCAAATAGTAATTACATTATATATAAAGTTGCTATAATAACTAATTTTCCATTTGGAAAATTTAAAATATTGAAAAAACTTAATTTTAGGTCAAAGAGAAAGAAACAAAATAAAAAGACTAAGTCCCAAAAGGATAAAGGTAATTAA
- a CDS encoding polyprenyl synthetase family protein: MNFTQKQSEYVQIIEDTLNKSIKIDNPYYISLKDAMQYSLMAGGKRLRPVLALAVAEMLGKDLNEVLAFACSIEMIHTYSLIHDDLPAMDNDDYRRGKLTNHKVYGEAMAILAGDALLNLAYENMIEDAINSSNSRKLEAMRLIAKYAGALGMIGGQVIDLSSEGKSIDEDRLKTMHRLKTGALIKAPVEAAAVICGVTDNELKLLSNFATNLGLAFQIKDDILDVEGDIENMGKKPGSDALCEKTTYVTMFGIEQSKKLLETVTNEGITYLEQFGSKAEFLRDMAKSLVERTG; the protein is encoded by the coding sequence ATGAATTTTACACAAAAGCAATCAGAATATGTACAAATTATAGAGGATACACTTAACAAAAGTATAAAAATTGATAATCCCTACTATATCAGTTTAAAGGATGCTATGCAATATAGCTTAATGGCTGGCGGCAAGAGACTAAGGCCTGTTCTTGCTCTCGCAGTTGCAGAAATGCTTGGAAAAGATTTAAATGAGGTACTTGCTTTTGCTTGTTCTATTGAAATGATTCACACATATTCTTTAATACATGATGATTTACCAGCTATGGATAATGATGATTACAGACGAGGCAAGCTTACAAATCACAAGGTATATGGGGAGGCAATGGCAATTCTAGCTGGAGATGCACTGTTAAATCTCGCATATGAGAATATGATAGAAGATGCGATAAACTCTAGTAATAGCAGGAAGCTGGAAGCAATGAGGCTTATTGCAAAATATGCCGGAGCACTTGGAATGATCGGAGGTCAAGTAATTGACTTGAGTTCTGAAGGTAAAAGTATTGATGAGGATAGGCTTAAGACTATGCATAGGCTAAAGACAGGAGCGTTGATTAAAGCACCTGTTGAGGCGGCAGCTGTAATTTGTGGTGTTACTGATAATGAACTAAAGTTATTATCCAATTTTGCCACAAATTTAGGATTGGCATTTCAGATTAAGGATGATATATTGGATGTTGAAGGGGATATTGAGAATATGGGCAAGAAACCAGGAAGTGATGCCCTTTGTGAGAAAACCACCTATGTAACTATGTTTGGAATTGAGCAATCTAAGAAGTTATTGGAAACAGTCACAAATGAAGGGATTACTTATCTGGAGCAATTCGGCTCAAAGGCTGAGTTTTTAAGGGATATGGCAAAATCTTTAGTGGAAAGAACAGGTTAA
- the xseB gene encoding exodeoxyribonuclease VII small subunit produces MARNLKKNDADKSFEDAMLELENIVSILEKGDTTLEESIKNFQQGIELSRYCAAKLDEAEKKISILLHDEEGKIIEKDFDI; encoded by the coding sequence ATGGCTAGAAACCTAAAAAAAAATGATGCTGATAAAAGCTTTGAAGATGCAATGCTTGAGTTAGAAAATATAGTTTCAATACTAGAAAAGGGTGATACAACATTAGAAGAATCAATTAAAAATTTTCAGCAGGGAATAGAACTTTCTAGATATTGTGCAGCTAAGCTTGATGAAGCGGAGAAGAAAATTTCAATACTGCTGCATGATGAAGAAGGAAAAATAATAGAAAAGGACTTTGATATATGA
- the xseA gene encoding exodeoxyribonuclease VII large subunit encodes MERVYSVSDINNYIKQLVSNDGILSGLSVRGEISNFKHHYTGHMYFTIKDQNSVLKCVMFKSHASLLRFAPQNGEKVIVSGYISVFERDGQYQLYASDMQPDGVGALHLAYEQLKNKLQKEGLFDADKKKKIPILPKCIGVVTSSTGSVIRDIINVTYRRHSKMRIQLYPVAVQGAQAAGQIAAAITKLNQLKQVDVIIVARGGGSLEELWAFNEEVVARSIYASDIPVISAVGHETDFTICDFVADMRAPTPSAAAELAVPDLEVLLYKLQNYSIRMKTSLVNKLEACRNQLQKVNSRNVFRQPYDKVNQHRLRLDNDLKHLIKSSEMLIKEKKSQFAMLAGKLDALSPLKVFERGYSVVKNSEGNIVSRVEQVSIGDTLEVSLRDGKIDCKVVSTKQGGSLNG; translated from the coding sequence ATGGAAAGAGTTTATTCGGTTTCAGACATAAATAATTACATAAAGCAATTAGTTTCAAATGACGGCATTTTATCGGGATTATCTGTAAGAGGTGAAATTTCGAATTTTAAGCATCATTATACTGGACATATGTATTTTACTATAAAGGATCAAAATAGTGTGTTAAAATGCGTTATGTTTAAATCCCATGCCTCATTGCTAAGATTTGCTCCGCAAAATGGTGAAAAGGTTATTGTTTCAGGTTATATATCTGTTTTTGAAAGAGATGGACAGTATCAGCTCTATGCAAGTGATATGCAGCCTGACGGTGTTGGGGCTCTTCATCTTGCTTATGAGCAGTTAAAAAATAAACTGCAAAAAGAGGGCTTATTTGATGCTGATAAAAAGAAAAAAATTCCCATATTGCCTAAATGTATTGGTGTTGTTACCTCTTCAACCGGTTCAGTTATCAGAGATATTATAAATGTAACCTATAGAAGACATAGCAAAATGAGAATTCAGTTATATCCTGTTGCAGTACAGGGAGCGCAAGCTGCAGGCCAAATTGCTGCTGCAATAACAAAGCTAAATCAATTAAAGCAAGTAGATGTAATAATTGTTGCAAGAGGCGGAGGGTCACTGGAGGAACTCTGGGCATTTAATGAGGAAGTAGTAGCAAGAAGTATTTATGCATCTGATATACCAGTTATATCTGCTGTTGGACATGAAACTGATTTTACAATTTGCGATTTTGTTGCTGATATGAGAGCACCAACGCCATCTGCAGCAGCAGAATTGGCAGTTCCAGATTTAGAGGTGCTGTTATATAAGCTTCAGAATTATAGTATAAGAATGAAGACTTCTCTTGTAAATAAGCTGGAGGCTTGTAGAAATCAGCTTCAAAAGGTTAATTCCAGAAACGTTTTTCGTCAACCATATGATAAAGTTAATCAGCATAGATTAAGATTGGATAATGATTTGAAACATTTGATTAAGAGCAGTGAAATGCTTATTAAAGAGAAAAAATCTCAGTTTGCAATGCTTGCAGGCAAGCTAGATGCACTTAGTCCGTTAAAAGTATTTGAACGGGGTTATAGTGTGGTTAAGAACTCAGAGGGTAATATAGTTAGTCGGGTAGAGCAGGTTAGTATAGGAGATACTCTTGAAGTTTCTTTAAGGGATGGAAAAATAGATTGCAAGGTAGTATCAACAAAACAAGGAGGTAGCTTAAATGGCTAG
- the nusB gene encoding transcription antitermination factor NusB, which yields MGRRASRETAMKLLYQMEIQKSDKSEQIEMALEDGNFTENDQKYIRSIIDGVNEKINIIDSIIEKNAMGWKINRLSKIDLSILRIGIYEILYREDIPFSVSVNEAVELAKKYSNEDAGSFVNGLLGKVTKEDANAESALKDQSVKDNASLK from the coding sequence ATGGGACGTCGTGCATCCAGGGAAACTGCGATGAAATTGTTATATCAAATGGAAATACAAAAAAGTGATAAAAGTGAACAAATTGAAATGGCCCTGGAAGATGGAAACTTTACAGAAAATGATCAAAAGTATATTAGAAGCATTATAGATGGGGTAAATGAAAAGATTAATATTATTGATTCCATCATAGAAAAAAATGCAATGGGATGGAAGATAAACAGATTATCAAAGATAGATTTGTCCATACTTAGAATTGGAATTTATGAAATTCTATACCGTGAGGATATTCCATTCAGCGTTTCTGTAAACGAAGCAGTTGAATTAGCCAAAAAGTATAGTAATGAAGATGCAGGGTCATTTGTAAATGGACTTTTAGGTAAAGTTACAAAAGAAGATGCTAATGCTGAGAGCGCTTTAAAAGACCAATCAGTTAAAGATAATGCTTCATTAAAATAA
- a CDS encoding DUF2273 domain-containing protein has translation MDKQKVYEIYRLHKGEILGAAIGLAIAVIVLLLGIIKALFVIICVTVGCYIGKRLHQDKDYIKNLLDRILPPGTYR, from the coding sequence ATGGATAAGCAAAAGGTATATGAAATTTATAGGCTTCATAAAGGAGAAATACTTGGTGCTGCAATTGGTCTTGCTATTGCCGTTATTGTACTGCTGCTTGGCATTATTAAGGCTTTGTTTGTTATTATATGTGTTACTGTTGGATGCTATATAGGTAAAAGATTACATCAAGATAAGGATTACATTAAGAATTTACTGGATAGAATTCTGCCGCCGGGTACATACAGATAA
- the amaP gene encoding alkaline shock response membrane anchor protein AmaP: protein MNIILRVLLAIYAFFLTIASMFVMLVTVKSSILTDTYTYLYNEVLKYRNPSIIMFIIASIFFCLSLTFLLSGFKPEGDKKAIIKYNKNGDIRITLNSIENIALATSRKLSGIRDSKAYVTKIGECVSITVKAIVLPDINIPLLSEDMQIKVKTAVEDCTGVQVDSVKVLIESIFTGYKSSRVE, encoded by the coding sequence ATGAACATAATTTTACGAGTTTTGTTAGCAATATATGCATTTTTTCTGACTATTGCATCTATGTTTGTAATGCTTGTTACTGTAAAGTCTAGCATACTAACAGATACTTATACATACCTATATAATGAAGTACTGAAATATAGAAATCCGTCAATAATTATGTTTATTATTGCTTCAATATTTTTCTGCTTGAGTTTGACTTTTCTTCTTTCAGGATTTAAACCAGAGGGAGATAAAAAGGCAATTATAAAATATAATAAAAATGGTGATATCAGAATTACTCTGAATTCCATTGAAAATATTGCACTTGCAACATCAAGAAAGCTATCAGGCATTCGTGATTCAAAAGCATATGTTACTAAAATAGGGGAATGTGTTAGCATTACTGTGAAAGCCATAGTACTTCCAGATATAAACATACCTTTGTTATCTGAAGATATGCAAATCAAGGTTAAGACTGCGGTTGAGGATTGTACTGGAGTTCAAGTGGATAGTGTAAAAGTACTTATAGAGAGTATTTTTACAGGCTATAAGTCTTCTAGGGTCGAGTAG
- a CDS encoding Asp23/Gls24 family envelope stress response protein, which yields MDEENSVLDDYGSVKISEEVVAIIAGIAATDVPGVAGMSGGIVGGIAEILGRKNLSKGVKVEVGEKEAAIDLYIIVEFGARIPEVAWNIQEKVKTAVQTMTGLNVIEVNIHVQGVNFDKEVKKEAEAK from the coding sequence ATGGACGAAGAAAATAGTGTTTTAGATGATTACGGGTCTGTAAAAATTTCTGAAGAGGTTGTTGCCATTATTGCAGGAATTGCTGCTACTGACGTTCCTGGAGTTGCAGGTATGAGTGGAGGAATAGTAGGAGGCATTGCCGAAATACTTGGAAGAAAAAATCTTTCAAAGGGTGTAAAGGTTGAGGTTGGAGAAAAAGAGGCTGCAATTGACCTTTATATAATAGTAGAATTCGGTGCTAGAATACCTGAAGTTGCATGGAATATACAGGAGAAGGTTAAAACTGCAGTACAGACAATGACAGGCTTGAATGTAATTGAAGTAAATATTCATGTTCAAGGTGTAAACTTTGACAAAGAAGTTAAAAAAGAAGCTGAAGCAAAGTAA
- a CDS encoding SpoIIIAH-like family protein, producing MKFLQRKQIVVLSLVLMLVIAGYLQISYNQHYSTAEDPAQSGDAVYVDNLGISTGEVADNEQEAVTASKETNNYFAQTKMDREKSRDEDIETIKSITSDELASKEAKAKAQEKMLKLIEINQKEANIESLIKGKGFSDAIALFADDGSVDIIVKAPAISKADAAKIADIVVRQGNVSFDKVIIKSMY from the coding sequence ATGAAATTTCTACAAAGAAAACAAATTGTTGTACTTTCCCTTGTATTAATGCTTGTTATAGCTGGCTACTTACAAATCAGCTACAACCAACATTACAGTACAGCTGAAGATCCTGCCCAAAGTGGTGATGCTGTATATGTAGATAACTTAGGCATTTCTACAGGAGAAGTTGCAGACAATGAACAAGAGGCTGTAACAGCATCTAAGGAAACAAATAACTATTTTGCGCAGACAAAAATGGACAGAGAAAAATCCAGAGATGAAGATATTGAGACAATAAAGAGCATAACTTCTGATGAGCTTGCTTCAAAGGAAGCTAAAGCTAAGGCTCAGGAAAAAATGTTGAAGCTTATTGAAATCAACCAAAAAGAAGCAAACATTGAATCACTGATAAAAGGAAAGGGCTTTAGTGATGCAATAGCATTGTTTGCAGATGACGGAAGTGTTGATATTATTGTTAAGGCTCCGGCGATTTCAAAGGCTGATGCAGCAAAAATAGCTGATATAGTTGTTAGACAAGGAAATGTTTCTTTTGATAAAGTGATTATCAAGTCAATGTATTAA
- a CDS encoding stage III sporulation protein AG, with protein sequence MGENMNMFKKLLEKAKGSVKKQGSKKIIEKAAIIALLGAMFLIAGSALFEKEPENNAINRTLVNASDAGLDAKAVSDTRDGSAETFNQSNKDPKSEMESKLQAILSKIKGAGKVDVMITFYTGNEYIPAVDVNTSENSTQEKDKEGGSRIVRQTDIENSTIYEEANGSKKPFIIKEIFPKVKGVVVVADGADDAEVKANLSKAAEALLDIAAHKIQVFERNGN encoded by the coding sequence ATGGGCGAAAATATGAATATGTTTAAAAAGCTTCTGGAAAAAGCAAAAGGATCAGTTAAAAAGCAGGGCAGCAAAAAAATCATAGAGAAGGCAGCAATTATAGCACTTTTGGGGGCTATGTTCCTTATTGCTGGAAGTGCCCTGTTTGAAAAAGAGCCTGAAAATAATGCAATTAATAGAACTCTTGTTAATGCTAGTGATGCTGGACTTGATGCTAAAGCTGTTTCTGATACTAGGGATGGGTCGGCAGAAACCTTTAATCAATCAAATAAAGATCCCAAAAGTGAAATGGAGAGCAAGCTGCAGGCAATATTGTCAAAAATAAAGGGTGCAGGTAAAGTAGACGTTATGATTACATTTTACACCGGAAATGAATATATACCGGCTGTAGACGTTAATACAAGTGAAAATAGTACTCAGGAAAAGGACAAAGAAGGTGGTTCTAGAATTGTTAGACAAACTGACATAGAAAATTCAACTATTTATGAAGAAGCTAATGGATCAAAAAAACCATTTATAATCAAGGAAATTTTCCCAAAGGTTAAGGGTGTGGTAGTAGTGGCTGATGGGGCTGATGACGCGGAAGTAAAGGCTAATTTGTCCAAAGCAGCAGAAGCTCTTTTGGATATAGCTGCTCATAAAATACAAGTATTTGAGAGAAACGGAAATTAA